From Plasmodium chabaudi chabaudi strain AS genome assembly, chromosome: 12, the proteins below share one genomic window:
- a CDS encoding ubiquitin-conjugating enzyme E2 N, putative (term=annotation;date=20110722;qualifier=added_EC_number=6.3.2.19;qualifier=removed_product=ubiquitin-conjugating enzyme, putative;qualifier=added_product=ubiquitin-conjugating enzyme e2 n, putative;qualifier=added_gene_name=ubc13;curatorName=ucb@sanger.ac.uk;~term=annotation;date=20170223;qualifier=added_GO:0004842;qualifier=added_GO:0016567;curatorName=ucb@sanger.ac.uk;~pfam_scan;Pfam:PF00179.22; E()=2.0E-48;score=163.4;query 6-141;description=UQ_con;~iprscan;InterPro:IPR023313 : Ubiquitin-conjugating enzyme, active site;Prosite:PS00183; score=1.0;query 75-90;description=Ubiquitin-conjugating enzyme, active site;~iprscan;InterPro:IPR000608 : Ubiquitin-conjugating enzyme, E2;Prosite:PS50127; score=43.198;query 5-137;description=Ubiquitin-conjugating enzyme E2;~iprscan;InterPro:IPR000608 : Ubiquitin-conjugating enzyme, E2;Pfam:PF00179; score=2.1E-48;query 6-141;description=Ubiquitin-conjugating enzyme E2;~iprscan;SMART:SM00212; score=1.9E-65;query 5-148;description=null;~iprscan;InterPro:IPR016135 : Ubiquitin-conjugating enzyme/RWD-like;Superfamily:SSF54495; score=6.03E-56;query 4-147;description=Ubiquitin-conjugating enzyme/RWD-like), producing MSIPRRIIKETQNLANEPPPGIVAAPVPENYRHFDILINGPEGTPYEGGSYKLELFLPEQYPMEPPKVRFLTKIYHPNIDKLGRICLDILKDKWSPALQIRTVLLSIQALLSSPEPDDPLDSKVAEHFKQDKKDAENVAREWNKMYANSAI from the exons ATGTCAATACCAAGAAGGATAATAAAGGAAACACAAAATTTAGCAAATGAACCAC cCCCAGGTATTGTTGCTGCCCCTGTTCCCGAAAACTACAGGCACtttgatattttaataaatggaCCTGAAGGGACTCCATATGAAG GTGGCTCCTATAAGTTAGAACTGTTTTTGCCTGAACAATATCCAATGGAACCGCCAAAAGTTCGATTtctaacaaaaatatatcaccCCAATATT GATAAGTTAGGAAGAATTTGCttagatatattaaaagataaatgGAGTCCAGCATTACAAATAAGAACAGTACTACTGAGTATACAAGCTTTGTTATCATCACCAGAACCTGATGACCCTTTAGATTCAAAAGTTGCTGAGCACTTTAAACAAGATAAAAAGGATGCTGAAAATGTTGCAAGAGAATGGAATAAAATGTATGCCAATAGTGCCATATAA
- a CDS encoding DNA replication licensing factor MCM3, putative (term=annotation;date=20100326;qualifier=added gene name;curatorName=ucb@sanger.ac.uk;~term=annotation;date=20130122;qualifier=removed_product=minchromosome maintenance (MCM) complex subunit, putative;qualifier=added_product=dna replication licensing factor mcm3, putative;curatorName=ucb@sanger.ac.uk;~;query 933-933;GPI_cleavage_site_score=0.78000003;~pfam_scan;Pfam:PF00493.19; E()=2.3E-107;score=358.8;query 381-786;description=MCM;~pfam_scan;Pfam:PF14551.2; E()=2.6E-8;score=34.7;query 95-213;description=MCM_N;~iprscan;InterPro:IPR003593 : AAA+ ATPase, core;SMART:SM00382; score=0.0012;query 434-586;description=AAA+ ATPase domain;~iprscan;InterPro:IPR001208 : MCM;PRINTS:PR01657; score=4.9E-28;query 433-448;description=MCM domain;~iprscan;InterPro:IPR001208 : MCM;Pfam:PF00493; score=2.3E-107;query 381-786;description=MCM domain;~iprscan;InterPro:IPR001208 : MCM;PRINTS:PR01657; score=4.9E-28;query 521-534;description=MCM domain;~iprscan;InterPro:IPR001208 : MCM;PRINTS:PR01657; score=4.9E-28;query 493-507;description=MCM domain;~iprscan;InterPro:IPR001208 : MCM;PRINTS:PR01657; score=4.9E-28;query 545-557;description=MCM domain;~iprscan;InterPro:IPR001208 : MCM;Prosite:PS50051; score=79.828;query 393-598;description=MCM domain;~iprscan;InterPro:IPR001208 : MCM;PRINTS:PR01657; score=4.9E-28;query 572-580;description=MCM domain;~iprscan;InterPro:IPR012340 : Nucleic acid-binding, OB-fold;Superfamily:SSF50249; score=7.71E-43;query 112-361;description=Nucleic acid-binding, OB-fold;~iprscan;InterPro:IPR008046 : MCM protein 3;PRINTS:PR01659; score=5.1E-6;query 776-791;description=DNA replication licensing factor Mcm3;~iprscan;InterPro:IPR008046 : MCM protein 3;PRINTS:PR01659; score=5.1E-6;query 309-321;description=DNA replication licensing factor Mcm3;~iprscan;InterPro:IPR008046 : MCM protein 3;PRINTS:PR01659; score=5.1E-6;query 283-297;description=DNA replication licensing factor Mcm3;~iprscan;InterPro:IPR027417 : P-loop containing nucleoside triphosphate hydrolase;Superfamily:SSF52540; score=1.82E-38;query 403-803;description=P-loop containing nucleoside triphosphate hydrolase;~iprscan;InterPro:IPR033762 : MCM OB domain;Pfam:PF17207; score=2.7E-26;query 198-340;description=MCM OB domain;~iprscan;InterPro:IPR031327 : Mini-chromosome maintenance protein;SMART:SM00350; score=3.2E-164;query 193-789;description=Mini-chromosome maintenance protein): protein MENMSIQKSVTPSRRSDFRAYNNSLINYTLMDSSINNSSILDNSMRLDKESKERKLQKINDNIISEYESGRQSVVFTQQKYKQLLEGFLLFVQTNKYIHQKITELRADAIEEYNKMVDKNIPNIIIHQRLICNINNFQTGNEQFELLAKCLIKEPYLALPAYQAAIKELWKSQDSKIDIECPKIGISGWLGRHHVTPRGLQSSMINKLVAVEGVVNKCSTVQPKLVQSVYIGEAVHDINADVRSEEKTVHLRPHYDITDFDKTAKDSGRPPASDPEGKIMHRHEIGLCKYKNHQKFVIQETPEDAPTGQMPRWVEVIVEDDLCDIVKCGDRVRVWGVYRASCGQANSTNSGLGRSFLIANNVLVKNKETYDTNLFISEADKKNFHAFAKKQNTIDILGYSFAPSICGQDIVKKGIVLMLAGGTERALPSHHIRGDIHIMLVGDPSCGKSQLLRYVMSIMPGTVSATGRGSSGVGLTAAIVTDQDTGERVVEGGAMVMGDRRVVCIDEFDKMQQTDRVAIHEVMEQQTVTVAKAGIHTTLNARCTVLAAANPLYGCWNDSLDMGQQLQFEPSLLSRFDLIFLVRDSTTEKDDERIAESVLRNVTEKAKPILNENRNSQKNFVIQADSYDINQKAQHISIYNEREVNNNNNNDPNNAQDNEEFETPIFANRDEMIYYDKDGVEHEILTVPFFKKYLHYVKNVFYNEKQRTDGWKPYPEVSDEACEVITELYADLREKASKYSHNKIIQGVTPRTLEAIIRIASSHAKLKLNRYVTSVDVNYAKKLLMYTLFGEEIVESEDEYEEDEEEEEYDDDDDEEYIHKPIKKNKNKAKKRTAEKQTTSRKKNKTSKSKDGQDDNLMIDDHQSASAKATPLDVKEIERLIVENVTLNDPGDGLRDEALLDLIILGNKEKMPHLAKLDIATLRKIINSLNEMDGAPIYYVKKDRIVYKC from the exons ATGGAAAACATGAGCATACAAAAAAGTGTTACTCCATCAAGGAGGTCCGATTTTCGGGCATACAATAATTCACTGATAAATTATACACTAATGGATTCTTccataaataattcatcAATCTTAGATAATTCAATGCGATTGGATAAGGAAAGTAAAGAAAGAAaacttcaaaaaataaatgataatattattagtgAATACGAGTCAGGAAGACAAAGTGTTGTTTTTAcacaacaaaaatataaacaattgtTAGAAGGtttcttattatttgttcagacaaataaatatatacatcaaaaaataacagAATTAAGAGCTGATGCTATagaagaatataataagatggtagataaaaatatacctaacataataatacatcAAAGattaatatgtaatatCAATAATTTTCAAACAGGTAATGAACAATTTGAATTACTAGCCAAATGTTTAATAAAAGAACCTTATTTAGCATTACCAGCATATCAAGCTGCTATAAAAGAATTATGGAAATCTCAAGATAGTAAAATAGATATTGAATGCCCCAAAATAGGTATATCTGGTTGGTTAGGTAGACATCATGTAACTCCAAGAGGTTTACAAAGTTCGAtgattaataaattagttGCAGTAGAAGGTGTAGTAAATAAATGTTCTACAGTTCAACCTAAGTTAGTTCAATCTGTTTATATTGGTGAAGCTGTACATGATATAAATGCAGATGTTCGAAGCGAAGAAAAAACTGTTCATTTAAGACCACATTATGATATAACCGATTTTGATAAAACAGCAAAAGATTCTGGAAGACCTCCAGCCTCAGATCCAGAAGGAAAAATTATGCACAGACATGAAATAGgattatgtaaatataaaaatcatCAAAAATTTGTTATTCAAGAAACACCGGAAGATGCACCAACAGGCCAAATGCCAAGATGGGTAGAAGTAATAGTAGAAGATGATTTATGTGATATTGTAAAATGTGGAGATCGAGTTAGAGTTTGGGGTGTTTATAGAGCTAGCTGTGGACAAGCAAATAGTACGAATAGTGGATTAGGTagatcatttttaatagctAACAATGTTTtggttaaaaataaagaaacatatgatactaatttatttatttctgaagctgataaaaaaaatttccatgcatttgcaaaaaaacaaaacacTATTGATATATTAGGTTATTCTTTTGCTCCATCTATATGTGGCCAAgatattgtaaaaaaggGAATTGTACTTATGTTAGCAGGAGGTACAGAACGTGCATTACCTTCTCATCATATAAGAGGAGATATACATATCATGTTGGTTGGTGATCCAAGTTGTGGTAAATCACAATTATTGCGTTATGTTATGAGTATCATGCCAGGTACTGTTTCAGCAACAGGTAGAGGTTCATCAGGTGTCGGTTTAACCGCAGCTATTGTGACTGACCAAGATACCGGTGAACGTGTTGTTGAAGGAGGTGCTATGGTTATGGGTGATCGAAGGGTTGTATGTATTGAcgaatttgataaaatgcAACAAACTGATAGAGTAGCAATTCATGAAGTTATGGAACAACAAACTGTTACTGTTGCAAAAGCTGGTATACACACCACATTAAATGCTAGATGTACCGTCTTAGCAGCAGCCAACCCATTATATGGTTGCTGGAATGATTCGCTTGATATGGGACAACAATTGCAATTTGAACCATCTTTGCTTTCTCGTTTcgatttaatatttttagttaGAGATAGTACCACTGAAAAAGATGATGAAAGAATTGCAGAATCTGTTTTAAGAAATGTTACAGAAAAGGCAAAAccaattttaaatgaaaatcgAAATAGCCAAAAGAATTTTGTTATACAAGCAGATAGCTATGATATTAATCAAAAGGCTCAACAtattagtatatataatgaaagagaagtaaacaataataataacaatgatCCAAATAATGCTCAAGATAATGAAGAATTTGAAACTCCTATATTTGCAAACAGAGAtgaaatgatatattatgataaaGATGGTGTAGAACATGAAATATTAACtgttccattttttaaaaaatatttacactatgttaaaaatgtattttataatgaaaaacaaaGAACTGATGGATGGAAGCCATATCCAGAAGTTAGTGATGAAGCATGTGAAGTTATTACCGAATTATATGCAGACTTAAGAGAAAAAGCTTCTAAGTATTCTcacaataaaattatacaagGTGTTACACCAAGAACTTTAGAAGCCATTATTCGTATAGCTTCATCTCATGCAAAATTAAAACTAAATAGATATGTAACAAGTGTTGATGTCAATTAtgctaaaaaattattaatgtaTACTCTATTTGGAGAAGAAATTGTTGAATCAGAAGACGAGTATGAAGAAGATGAAGAAGAGGAAGAATATGATGATGACGATGATGaagaatatattcataaaccaatcaaaaaaaataaaaataaagcaaaaaaaagaacaGCTGAAAAACAAACTACtagtagaaaaaaaaataaaacaagtAAATCAAAAGATGGCCAGGATGATAACCTAATGATAGACGACCACCAATCTGCTAGTGCCAAAGCCACACCTCTCGACGTTAAGGAAATAGAAAGATTGATCGTTGAAAATGTTACCCTCAACGACCCCGGTGACGGATTGCGAGACGAAGCCCTTCTCGACTTG ATAATCTTGGGCAACAAAGAAAAGATGCCCCACCTTGCGAAGTTGGATATCGCGACCCTacgaaaaattattaactcCTTGAACGAAATGGATGGTGCCCCAATTTACTACGTCAAAAAGGATAGGATAGTTTATAAATGCtga
- a CDS encoding transmembrane emp24 domain-containing protein, putative (term=annotation;date=20121009;qualifier=removed_product=conserved Plasmodium protein, unknown function;qualifier=added_product=transmembrane emp24 domain-containing protein, putative;curatorName=ucb@sanger.ac.uk;~;query 27-177; ~;query 4-26; ~;query 178-200; ~;query 1-3; ~;query 201-210; ~tmhmm; query 1-211; ~pfam_scan;Pfam:PF01105.20; E()=2.7E-39;score=134.8;query 26-205;description=EMP24_GP25L;~iprscan;InterPro:IPR009038 : GOLD;Prosite:PS50866; score=12.045;query 33-118;description=GOLD domain;~iprscan;InterPro:IPR009038 : GOLD;SMART:SM01190; score=2.3E-29;query 23-205;description=GOLD domain;~iprscan;InterPro:IPR009038 : GOLD;Pfam:PF01105; score=2.9E-39;query 26-205;description=GOLD domain), which yields MKGIILIGYLLLIVCLNYFYVQGAFFYVKEGTEKCFVENVAKNVIIVASYDNYGAKELKCLINVKNKKGHVLYTHDASQMSRGKISYMAKSSGPHYVCILCPSNNWFKDTSVKWKLSIEAGGIDIDLNDAAKKSELSKTISALQSLKKKFSSMKSQQAHQKLIADNMHEHNKNVHKNMIYCYIIEIIILIIITGYSIMHLKNYFKANKLM from the exons atgaaaggaataatattgattggatatttattacttatagtatgtttaaattatttttatgttcaaggagcatttttttatgtaaaagaGGGTACTGAAAAATGCTTTGTTGAGAATGTtgcaaaaaatgttattataGTAGCATCATATGATAATTATGGAGCAAAGG AACTAAAATGCTTGATCaatgtgaaaaataaaaagggaCATGTTTTGTATACCCACGATGCATCACAAATGAGCAGAG gAAAAATATCGTATATGGCAAAATCAAGTGGACCACACTATGTCTGCATTTTATGCCCTTCAAATAACTGGTTTAAAGATACTTCAGTAAAATGGAAATTGTCAATTGAAGCTGGTGGGATAGATATCGATTTAAATGATGCTGCAAAAAAATCAGAACTAAGTAAAACAATAAGTGCTTTACAaagcttaaaaaaaaaattcagtTCTATGAAATCACAGCAAGCGCATCAAAAGCTAATA GCGGACAATATGCATGAGCATAACAAAAAcgttcataaaaatatgatctATTGCTACATTAtagaaattattattttaataataataacaggGTATTCTATAATGCATTTAAAGAATTACTTTAAAGCGAACAAATTAATGTGA
- a CDS encoding conserved Plasmodium protein, unknown function (term=annotation;date=20170314;qualifier=added_GO:0005634;qualifier=added_literature=pmid:28288121;curatorName=ucb@sanger.ac.uk;~;query 228-228;GPI_cleavage_site_score=0.152) encodes MEFKKYCPFEPPKERDINGMDDILESKENLRKLKNKVLNNLNLDNIYYDYSNKIKHKESLLNNNDDPNNNKKWYLYFQPLNNISIEQYWKYDKVTIKDILSSNMNTNNNSKHDQLKKNKKYLKHISKSILKGNPHESLIKNTFKYSENYINTADKYAASSINNMAPSLLSLNTRAIRNSQSLLNWKLKYSNKFSRPYEHSNIEDADRGSIALGSTTFSVTKKNMDDGNNSKVGKSDAFSSIYKRN; translated from the coding sequence ATGGAGTTCAAAAAGTACTGCCCATTCGAACCCCCAAAGGAACGAGATATAAATGGCATGGACGACATCTTAGAGTCAAAAGAGAATTTAAGAAAActgaaaaataaagtattaaataatttaaatttagataatatatattacgaTTATagtaacaaaataaaacataaagaaagtttattaaataataatgatgatccaaataataacaaaaaatggtatctatattttcaacccttaaataatatatctataGAACAATATTGGAAATATGATAAAGTTACaataaaagatattttaagttcaaatatgaatacaaataataatagtaaacatgatcaattaaaaaaaaataaaaaatatctgAAGCATATTTCGAAATCTATTTTAAAAGGAAATCCTCATGAatcattaattaaaaatacttttaaatattctgaaaattatataaatacagcAGACAAATATGCTGCTAGttctattaataatatggcCCCTTCTTTATTAAGTTTAAATACTAGAGCAATTAGAAATTCGCAAAGCTTATTAAATtggaaattaaaatattcaaataaattttcaagGCCTTATGAGCATAGTAATATTGAAGATGCAGACAGGGGTTCCATAGCTTTAGGTTCTACGACTTTTTCcgttacaaaaaaaaatatggatgaTGGAAATAATAGCAAAGTAGGTAAAAGCGATGCATTTtcaagtatatataaaaggaattag